A genomic window from Mobula hypostoma chromosome 14, sMobHyp1.1, whole genome shotgun sequence includes:
- the LOC134356455 gene encoding tubulin polymerization-promoting protein family member 3-like isoform X1 gives MAGTSTNTQALHESFKKFAMHGDTKSTGNEMNGKNWCKLCKDCNIIDGKTVTSTDVDILFSKVKAKSARVINFEEFKAALRELAPKRFKGQSQEDALQSIYGLIAGKDPANLGVTVATKGGGIERLTDTSKYTGSHKERFDESGKGKGISGREYIAENTGYVANYQGAGTYDQKVKK, from the exons ATGGCAGGAACATCAACAAATACGCAAGCTCTGCATGAGTCTTTCAAAAAATTTGCAATGCATGGGGATACTAAGTCAACTGGgaatgaaatgaatgggaaaaaCTGGTGCAAACTGTGCAAAGACTGCAACATAATCGATGGTAAAACAGTCACCTCAACCGATGTGGATATTCTATTTTCCAAAGTAAA GGCCAAATCAGCTCGGGTGATCAACTTTGAAGAGTTTAAAGCGGCCCTGAGAGAACTCGCTCCAAAGAGGTTCAAAGGACAAAGTCAAGAAGATGCACTTCAGTCAATTTATGGTTTAATAGCTGGAAAAGACCCAGCTAACCTCGGAGTAACA GTTGCAACTAAAGGAGGTGGCATTGAAAGATTGACAGACACCTCTAAGTACACGGGTTCCCACAAGGAACGCTTTGACGAAAGCGGAAAAGGCAAAGGGATCAGTGGCAGGGAGTACATAGCAGAAAATACAGGTTACGTTGCAAATTACCAGGGTGCTGGAACGTATGACCAGAAAGTGAAGAAGTAG
- the LOC134356455 gene encoding tubulin polymerization-promoting protein family member 3-like isoform X2 — MAAEARKSFKKFAMHGDTKSTGNEMNGKNWCKLCKDCNIIDGKTVTSTDVDILFSKVKAKSARVINFEEFKAALRELAPKRFKGQSQEDALQSIYGLIAGKDPANLGVTVATKGGGIERLTDTSKYTGSHKERFDESGKGKGISGREYIAENTGYVANYQGAGTYDQKVKK; from the exons ATGGCTGCAGAAGCAAGGAAG TCTTTCAAAAAATTTGCAATGCATGGGGATACTAAGTCAACTGGgaatgaaatgaatgggaaaaaCTGGTGCAAACTGTGCAAAGACTGCAACATAATCGATGGTAAAACAGTCACCTCAACCGATGTGGATATTCTATTTTCCAAAGTAAA GGCCAAATCAGCTCGGGTGATCAACTTTGAAGAGTTTAAAGCGGCCCTGAGAGAACTCGCTCCAAAGAGGTTCAAAGGACAAAGTCAAGAAGATGCACTTCAGTCAATTTATGGTTTAATAGCTGGAAAAGACCCAGCTAACCTCGGAGTAACA GTTGCAACTAAAGGAGGTGGCATTGAAAGATTGACAGACACCTCTAAGTACACGGGTTCCCACAAGGAACGCTTTGACGAAAGCGGAAAAGGCAAAGGGATCAGTGGCAGGGAGTACATAGCAGAAAATACAGGTTACGTTGCAAATTACCAGGGTGCTGGAACGTATGACCAGAAAGTGAAGAAGTAG